A window of Pseudodesulfovibrio hydrargyri contains these coding sequences:
- a CDS encoding (Fe-S)-binding protein, with translation MTRPTVTLFIQCLVDSLSPETGDAMVRVLERLGVRMHYPPNQTCCGQPAFNSGYRREAAKAARRFLDIFENSEAIVCPSGSCVHMVRHHYLELFRDEPDQLARARMVADKTFEFTEYLVDVLGVTDPGAQLGCRYDGAVTYHDSCHLSRGLGIRRQPRLLLENTPGLTLIEMDESDRCCGFGGTFAVKYPEISTAMVDDKVKTILDTGAGAVVGCDVSCLMNIQGRLSRLGSGVRALHIAEILAGEGKQ, from the coding sequence ATGACCCGACCCACCGTGACCCTTTTCATCCAGTGCCTGGTGGATTCCCTGTCGCCCGAGACCGGGGACGCCATGGTCCGCGTGCTGGAACGGCTCGGCGTGCGCATGCACTACCCCCCGAACCAGACCTGCTGCGGCCAACCCGCCTTCAATTCCGGGTACCGCAGGGAAGCGGCCAAGGCCGCCCGCCGGTTTCTCGACATATTTGAAAACAGCGAGGCCATCGTCTGCCCGTCCGGCTCCTGCGTGCACATGGTCCGCCACCACTACCTCGAGCTCTTCCGCGACGAGCCTGACCAGCTGGCCCGGGCGCGCATGGTCGCGGACAAGACCTTCGAATTCACCGAATACCTGGTGGACGTCCTGGGCGTGACCGATCCCGGCGCGCAGCTCGGCTGCCGCTACGACGGGGCCGTGACCTACCACGACTCCTGCCACCTTTCGCGCGGACTGGGCATCCGCAGGCAGCCCCGCCTGCTCCTGGAAAACACCCCGGGCCTGACCCTCATCGAGATGGACGAGTCGGACCGCTGCTGCGGCTTCGGCGGGACCTTCGCGGTCAAATACCCGGAAATCTCCACGGCCATGGTTGACGACAAGGTCAAGACCATCCTGGACACCGGGGCCGGGGCCGTGGTCGGCTGCGACGTAAGCTGCCTGATGAACATACAGGGCCGCCTCTCCCGCCTGGGCTCGGGCGTCCGCGCCCTGCACATCGCCGAAATCCTGGCCGGGGAGGGGAAACAATGA
- a CDS encoding DUF362 domain-containing protein: MEKAKVYFTDFRTKAFGDGLPTKLKKMLKKAGIGDIDMGGRFVAIKMHFGELGNISYLRPNYAKAVADLVKELGGKPFLTDCNTMYPGKRKNALEHLECAWENGFTPLTVGCPVLIGDGLKGTDDVEVPVEGGEYVKAAKIGRAIMDADVFISLTHFKGHEMTGFGGTIKNIGMGCGSRAGKTEQHSGGKPDIDEEKCVGCRACLKECANDALHFDAEAKKSRINHDNCVGCGRCLGACNFDAIAFGLDSAIGDLNRKMAEYTKAVVDGRPQFHISLIVDVSPNCDCHGENDAPILPNLGMLASADPLALDQACVDACMKATPLPGSQLADNLAKKDFVDHHDHFTNSKPESEWKTCMDHAEKIGLGTRDYELIVVK; this comes from the coding sequence GAAAGCAAAAGTCTACTTCACGGACTTTCGGACCAAGGCGTTCGGCGACGGATTGCCCACCAAGCTCAAAAAGATGCTCAAAAAGGCGGGCATCGGCGACATCGACATGGGCGGCCGGTTCGTGGCCATCAAGATGCACTTCGGCGAGCTGGGGAACATCAGCTATCTGCGGCCCAACTACGCCAAGGCCGTGGCCGACCTGGTCAAGGAGCTGGGCGGCAAGCCGTTCCTGACCGACTGCAACACCATGTATCCGGGCAAGCGCAAGAACGCCCTGGAGCACCTGGAATGCGCCTGGGAAAACGGCTTCACGCCCCTGACCGTGGGCTGTCCCGTGCTCATCGGCGACGGCCTCAAGGGCACCGACGACGTCGAGGTTCCGGTTGAGGGCGGCGAATACGTCAAGGCGGCCAAGATCGGACGGGCCATCATGGACGCCGACGTGTTCATCAGCCTGACCCACTTCAAGGGCCATGAGATGACCGGCTTCGGCGGCACGATCAAGAACATCGGCATGGGCTGCGGCTCCCGCGCGGGCAAGACCGAGCAGCACAGCGGCGGCAAGCCGGACATCGACGAGGAAAAATGCGTGGGCTGCCGCGCCTGCCTCAAGGAATGCGCCAACGACGCCCTGCATTTCGACGCCGAGGCCAAGAAATCCCGCATCAACCACGACAACTGCGTGGGCTGCGGCCGGTGTCTGGGTGCCTGCAACTTCGACGCCATCGCCTTTGGCCTGGATTCCGCCATCGGCGACCTCAACCGGAAGATGGCCGAGTACACCAAGGCCGTGGTCGACGGCCGCCCGCAGTTCCACATCTCCCTGATCGTGGACGTCTCCCCCAACTGCGACTGCCACGGCGAGAACGACGCGCCCATCCTGCCCAACCTGGGCATGCTGGCCTCCGCCGACCCCCTGGCCCTGGACCAGGCCTGCGTGGACGCCTGCATGAAGGCCACCCCGCTGCCCGGCAGCCAGCTCGCGGACAACCTGGCCAAGAAGGATTTCGTGGACCACCACGACCACTTCACCAATTCCAAGCCCGAGTCCGAATGGAAGACCTGCATGGACCATGCGGAGAAGATCGGGCTGGGCACCCGGGATTACGAGCTGATCGTGGTTAAATAG
- a CDS encoding DJ-1/PfpI family protein, producing the protein MTKGLTYGIFIYEQVAELDFVGPLQVFSASNQMCGGGRVVTIADSARPLRGVGGLQMVPDYSLEDAPKLDVLLLPGTAEVDEYALGNAKAIDWVREQYDKVDYMTAVCTGSLILQKAGLLKGRKATTHWTLMDALAKDPEVTELPEMRYVRDGKVVTSQGVSAGIDMALWLVGEIYTPDHARTIRKILQYDPAPPYAAEV; encoded by the coding sequence ATGACCAAAGGTCTCACTTACGGGATATTCATCTATGAACAGGTGGCGGAGCTGGACTTCGTCGGCCCGCTCCAGGTCTTCAGCGCATCCAACCAGATGTGCGGGGGCGGTCGGGTCGTGACCATCGCGGACTCCGCCCGGCCCCTGCGCGGCGTGGGCGGTTTGCAAATGGTCCCCGATTACAGCCTCGAGGACGCGCCCAAGCTGGACGTGCTGCTTCTGCCCGGCACGGCCGAGGTCGACGAATACGCCCTGGGCAACGCCAAGGCCATCGACTGGGTTCGCGAGCAGTACGACAAGGTCGACTACATGACCGCCGTGTGCACGGGCTCGCTCATTCTGCAGAAGGCGGGCCTGCTCAAGGGGCGCAAGGCCACGACCCACTGGACGCTCATGGACGCCCTGGCCAAGGATCCGGAAGTGACGGAGCTGCCCGAAATGCGCTACGTGCGCGACGGCAAGGTCGTGACCTCCCAGGGCGTCTCGGCGGGCATCGACATGGCTCTGTGGCTGGTGGGGGAGATTTACACCCCGGACCACGCCCGCACGATCAGGAAGATCCTGCAGTACGACCCGGCCCCGCCCTACGCGGCCGAGGTGTAA
- a CDS encoding GlxA family transcriptional regulator: MKKRMEFYFYPGMVALDVTGPLEVFQAADELLARNGRERDGYEMVFAANEPGPVSTSSGLRLHAEVRPGTRDADTLLVPGGLAAEAASTEAANVAAVRAAASRAERVVSVCTGAFILAAAGVLDGRRATTHWAMADRLGELYPEVRLEPDALYVRDGRVATSGGVTAGIDLALALVEEDYGPALAIEVARLLLVYRRRPGNQSQFSSALAMQARAGERFKPLFDWVETHLDQNLTVDRLAEKANMSPRTFARIFPSETGMSPGRFVEQMRIDRARELLESGAEGLDRIALQSGFGREERLRRAFQRRLGLSPAQYRAHFQQGEHHDQRSHLRDIHL, encoded by the coding sequence ATGAAGAAGCGCATGGAGTTCTATTTCTATCCGGGCATGGTGGCCCTCGACGTCACCGGACCGCTGGAGGTCTTCCAGGCGGCCGACGAGCTGCTCGCCCGCAACGGGCGGGAGCGGGACGGTTACGAGATGGTCTTTGCCGCCAACGAGCCCGGCCCGGTGTCCACCTCGTCGGGCCTGCGGCTGCACGCCGAGGTTCGCCCCGGGACGAGGGATGCGGACACGCTGCTGGTGCCCGGCGGGCTGGCTGCCGAGGCTGCCTCGACCGAGGCGGCCAACGTGGCGGCCGTGCGTGCGGCGGCCTCCAGGGCCGAGCGGGTGGTGTCCGTCTGCACCGGGGCGTTTATCCTGGCCGCCGCAGGCGTTCTCGACGGCCGGAGGGCGACCACCCACTGGGCCATGGCGGACCGTCTGGGCGAGCTCTACCCCGAGGTGCGTCTGGAGCCGGACGCCCTTTACGTCCGGGACGGCCGTGTTGCCACCAGTGGCGGGGTCACGGCCGGGATCGACCTCGCCCTGGCCCTGGTGGAGGAAGACTACGGCCCGGCCCTGGCCATCGAAGTGGCCCGGCTGCTGCTCGTCTACCGCAGGCGGCCCGGGAATCAGAGCCAGTTCAGCAGCGCCCTGGCCATGCAGGCCCGGGCGGGCGAGCGCTTCAAGCCGCTCTTCGACTGGGTCGAGACCCATCTCGACCAAAACCTCACCGTGGACCGGCTGGCCGAGAAGGCCAATATGAGCCCACGGACATTCGCCCGCATATTTCCGTCGGAAACAGGCATGAGCCCTGGCCGGTTCGTCGAGCAGATGCGCATTGATCGCGCGCGCGAGCTGCTCGAATCCGGCGCCGAGGGGCTCGATCGGATCGCGCTCCAATCCGGCTTCGGCCGTGAGGAGCGCCTGCGCCGTGCCTTCCAGCGAAGGCTCGGTCTCAGCCCGGCCCAGTACCGGGCCCACTTCCAACAAGGAGAACACCATGACCAAAGGTCTCACTTACGGGATATTCATCTATGA
- a CDS encoding HD domain-containing phosphohydrolase, with protein sequence MLHMLVIDESKKFHTAVEAVFRDEFRVRSIPTGDLATLGDIEPPSIVIYVGVGPVEEVRKKVTLVRRTWPGALAILLLPALSDAARLRGVSIPAHTTIFGRCSRKRLTEIVDDYKEVLRYSIQADKEKAILHSLVEFTSNYIPCVYICHRQVLPLLMTMASNVGWGAERIRKLFTAYLLILSSLDRERLSSVMSGNDSSAETLRDIFEHVERAVILLEADDRTEGMAHSLRYVLKRYDGGGYPKDDVRGDDIPLPARMIRLVLDYHYLVQSGKSESEAVFILNQRGKRYDKRLYEELKSIVGNAGQAVQRAVYPLGLTPGMVVAEDVYGTVDGQRRKFLSGGEILTPKTIEFIQRHCDEFLDITEPIQIREDVEGALGG encoded by the coding sequence ATGCTGCACATGCTCGTCATAGATGAAAGCAAAAAGTTCCACACGGCCGTCGAGGCGGTTTTCAGGGACGAATTCAGAGTCAGAAGCATCCCCACAGGCGATCTGGCGACTCTTGGGGACATCGAACCGCCGAGCATCGTGATCTATGTGGGCGTCGGCCCGGTGGAGGAGGTCCGCAAGAAGGTGACCCTTGTCCGCCGTACCTGGCCCGGGGCCCTGGCCATCCTGCTGCTGCCCGCCCTATCGGACGCGGCCCGGCTGCGGGGCGTTTCCATACCTGCGCACACCACAATCTTCGGCCGCTGCTCCAGAAAACGGCTCACCGAGATCGTGGACGACTACAAGGAGGTCCTGCGCTATTCCATCCAGGCGGACAAGGAAAAGGCCATCCTCCATTCCCTGGTCGAGTTCACCAGCAACTACATCCCCTGCGTGTACATCTGCCACCGCCAGGTCCTTCCCCTGCTCATGACCATGGCCTCCAACGTGGGCTGGGGCGCGGAACGGATTCGGAAACTGTTCACCGCCTATCTTTTGATCCTCTCCAGCCTCGACCGGGAGCGGCTCTCCTCGGTCATGAGCGGCAACGACTCCAGCGCCGAGACGCTGCGGGACATCTTCGAACACGTGGAACGGGCCGTGATCCTGCTGGAGGCCGACGACCGGACCGAGGGAATGGCCCACAGCCTGCGCTACGTCCTGAAACGCTACGACGGCGGCGGCTACCCCAAGGACGACGTCCGGGGCGACGACATCCCCCTCCCGGCCCGGATGATCCGGCTGGTGCTGGACTACCACTATCTGGTCCAGAGCGGCAAAAGCGAGAGCGAAGCGGTCTTCATCCTCAACCAACGGGGCAAGCGGTACGACAAGCGGTTGTACGAGGAGCTCAAGTCCATCGTCGGCAACGCCGGGCAGGCCGTCCAGCGGGCTGTCTATCCCCTGGGGCTCACCCCGGGCATGGTCGTGGCCGAGGACGTCTACGGAACGGTCGACGGCCAGCGGAGAAAGTTCCTGTCGGGCGGCGAGATACTGACTCCGAAGACCATCGAATTCATCCAACGGCACTGCGACGAATTCCTCGACATCACGGAACCCATCCAGATTCGTGAGGACGTCGAGGGAGCCCTCGGGGGCTGA
- a CDS encoding methyl-accepting chemotaxis protein has translation MFKNLNLGLKLGLGFGCLILIAAALGGIAIYDMLVVSEDSRQLAQEYVPEVGMANQLERAALLAMYAFRGYSLSESETYWTEGRKRLDETGEILRRAKAHAEKYPRLVKLKQDVEKAGQGVTTYDGLVGETRQLITDIGENRGTMDTAAATFMKNCTDFLASQNQTLDREIAAGAAVGQLTERHGKISMVHAIIDLCNGIRINNFKSQATRDLTIMEAAMEDFPRMEKQYDDLKAVTRRPENLHQLENIRASSKSYQAAMQLFMDNSRALRDLNGKRNESGQAVLDAAQNTATAGVEATQERADAAMTSMESASMVMAVGLGIAFLFGVVIAWGLTRMITRPILMGVSFAKRMSEGDFTRTLDIDQRDEIGILAQALNNMVTRLQAVVADVDAATSNVAGGSAELSSSSQSLSQGATEQAASIEEVSSSMEQMASNISQNAENARETEALAAKAASDARETGGAVGQTVEAMKEIAEKISIIEEIARQTNLLALNAAIEAARAGEHGKGFAVVAAEVRKLAERSGTAAAEISELSSTSVEVAEKAGTMLGQLVPDIERTASLVQEITAASNEQNAGATQINQAISQLDTVIQQNASASEEMASTSEELAGQSQQLQETMSFFNVGNGNRDKRTSVQVRKTPTAALPASRPATAAKPARSPADLEGFGAGLDLDMDDEGAAEFERF, from the coding sequence ATGTTCAAGAATCTCAATCTTGGCCTGAAGCTCGGACTCGGCTTCGGGTGCCTGATACTCATTGCCGCGGCCCTGGGCGGCATAGCCATCTACGACATGCTGGTCGTGAGTGAGGATTCGCGGCAACTTGCCCAGGAGTACGTCCCGGAAGTGGGCATGGCCAACCAACTGGAGCGGGCCGCCCTGCTGGCCATGTACGCATTCAGGGGTTACTCCCTGAGCGAGTCCGAGACCTATTGGACCGAGGGGCGCAAACGGCTGGACGAGACCGGGGAGATTCTGCGCAGGGCCAAGGCCCATGCCGAAAAGTATCCCCGCCTGGTCAAACTGAAGCAGGACGTGGAAAAGGCCGGGCAGGGCGTCACCACCTACGACGGCCTGGTGGGTGAGACCCGGCAGTTGATCACGGACATCGGCGAAAACAGGGGCACCATGGACACGGCCGCAGCCACCTTCATGAAGAACTGCACGGATTTCCTGGCCTCGCAGAACCAGACCCTGGACAGGGAGATCGCCGCGGGCGCGGCCGTGGGCCAGCTCACCGAGCGGCACGGCAAGATCTCCATGGTCCATGCGATCATCGACCTGTGCAACGGCATCCGGATCAACAACTTCAAGTCCCAGGCCACCCGGGACCTGACGATCATGGAAGCCGCCATGGAAGACTTTCCGCGTATGGAAAAACAATATGACGACCTGAAGGCTGTCACCCGGCGGCCGGAAAATCTTCACCAGCTGGAGAACATCCGGGCCTCGAGCAAAAGCTACCAAGCGGCCATGCAGCTGTTCATGGACAACTCCAGGGCCCTGCGCGACCTGAACGGAAAGCGCAACGAGAGCGGGCAGGCCGTGCTCGATGCGGCCCAAAACACCGCAACCGCAGGCGTGGAGGCCACCCAGGAACGGGCCGACGCGGCCATGACCTCCATGGAGAGCGCGTCCATGGTCATGGCGGTGGGACTGGGTATCGCCTTCCTCTTCGGCGTTGTCATCGCCTGGGGCCTGACGCGCATGATCACCCGCCCCATCCTGATGGGAGTGTCCTTTGCCAAGCGCATGAGCGAGGGCGACTTCACCCGCACCCTGGACATCGACCAGCGTGATGAAATCGGCATCCTGGCCCAGGCCCTGAACAATATGGTCACCCGGCTCCAGGCCGTGGTCGCCGACGTGGACGCCGCCACCAGCAACGTGGCCGGCGGCAGCGCCGAGCTGTCCTCCTCGTCCCAGTCCCTGTCCCAGGGAGCCACGGAGCAGGCCGCGTCCATCGAGGAGGTCTCCTCGTCCATGGAGCAGATGGCCTCGAACATCAGCCAGAACGCCGAGAACGCCCGCGAGACCGAGGCCCTGGCCGCCAAGGCCGCCTCGGACGCCCGCGAGACGGGCGGGGCCGTGGGGCAGACCGTGGAGGCCATGAAGGAGATCGCGGAAAAGATCTCGATCATCGAGGAGATCGCCCGGCAGACGAACCTGCTGGCCCTGAACGCGGCCATCGAGGCCGCCCGGGCCGGGGAGCACGGCAAGGGGTTCGCCGTGGTCGCCGCCGAGGTGCGCAAGCTGGCCGAACGCTCGGGCACGGCCGCGGCCGAGATCAGCGAACTCTCATCAACCAGCGTGGAGGTGGCCGAAAAGGCGGGAACCATGCTCGGGCAGCTTGTCCCGGACATCGAGCGGACCGCCTCCCTGGTCCAGGAGATCACTGCGGCCAGCAACGAGCAGAACGCGGGCGCGACCCAGATCAACCAGGCCATCAGCCAGCTGGACACGGTCATCCAGCAGAACGCCTCGGCCTCGGAGGAGATGGCCTCCACCAGCGAGGAACTGGCCGGCCAGAGCCAGCAGCTCCAGGAAACCATGTCCTTCTTCAACGTGGGAAACGGCAACCGCGACAAGCGTACCTCGGTCCAGGTGCGCAAGACCCCGACCGCCGCCCTGCCCGCGTCCAGGCCTGCCACGGCGGCCAAGCCCGCCCGTTCGCCCGCCGATCTCGAGGGATTCGGCGCGGGCCTGGACCTGGACATGGACGACGAAGGGGCGGCCGAGTTCGAACGGTTCTAG
- a CDS encoding ABC transporter substrate-binding protein: protein MKRCLCLFAVLLVLGMAGPARAGKVLIDVSQFVEHPALDAVLKGFQDELKDAGMDVEYKIYNSQGNMSMAYQIATQVAADKPDMIVAIATPNAQALVKQYDKTETLKGTPMLFTAITDPLLAGLVTDYEHPGGDVTGVSNQMPMDKHVEMLLKFLPDMKKLGFLYNAGEMNSVSNLKRITAAAKDRGIEVVPVTVTSSADVQQAASSLVGNVDAIYIPTDNTVVSAMEVVVKVGRRSQTPVFVADTDSVSRGAIAALGFDYYLHGRQTGAMAIRILNGAKPADTPVEFQKKLSFHIYPAAAGKMGVEVPEALLKQADVIHK from the coding sequence ATGAAACGTTGTCTCTGTCTTTTCGCCGTATTGCTCGTTCTGGGCATGGCCGGTCCCGCCCGCGCGGGCAAGGTCCTCATCGACGTCAGCCAGTTCGTCGAGCATCCGGCCCTGGACGCCGTGCTCAAGGGGTTCCAGGATGAGCTCAAGGACGCCGGCATGGACGTCGAATACAAGATCTACAATTCCCAGGGCAACATGAGCATGGCCTATCAGATCGCCACCCAGGTGGCGGCCGACAAGCCGGACATGATCGTGGCCATCGCCACGCCCAACGCCCAGGCCCTGGTCAAGCAGTACGACAAGACCGAGACACTCAAAGGCACGCCCATGCTGTTCACGGCCATCACCGACCCGCTGCTGGCCGGGCTGGTGACCGACTACGAGCATCCGGGCGGCGACGTGACCGGCGTGTCCAACCAGATGCCCATGGACAAGCACGTGGAGATGCTGCTCAAATTCCTGCCGGACATGAAAAAGCTGGGTTTCCTGTACAACGCGGGCGAGATGAACTCCGTGTCCAACCTCAAGCGGATCACGGCCGCCGCCAAGGACCGGGGCATCGAGGTCGTGCCGGTCACGGTGACCAGCTCCGCCGACGTGCAGCAGGCCGCGTCCAGCCTGGTGGGCAACGTGGACGCCATCTACATCCCCACGGACAACACCGTGGTCTCGGCCATGGAAGTGGTCGTCAAGGTGGGCCGCCGCAGCCAAACGCCGGTCTTCGTGGCCGACACGGACTCCGTGTCGCGCGGGGCCATCGCCGCGCTGGGCTTCGACTACTACCTGCACGGCCGTCAGACCGGGGCCATGGCCATCCGCATCCTGAACGGGGCCAAGCCCGCCGACACCCCGGTGGAATTCCAGAAAAAACTCTCCTTCCACATCTACCCGGCAGCGGCCGGGAAGATGGGCGTCGAGGTCCCCGAGGCGCTGCTCAAGCAGGCCGACGTGATCCACAAGTAG
- a CDS encoding substrate-binding periplasmic protein has protein sequence MKRIMLFMLMAVFMPCVAAAGPVKVTSGEYPPYTGEHLLHGGFVNHVLTEAFNAMGYEVRIRYYPWARAFAFAREGTSDAVSYVYVTERRGRDYWFSDPVTHERLVVFTKKETRVPEWESFKDFKGLRIGVTRDFSYTDEFWRLAEQGVLTLDVANNDTSNFAKLIEKRIDVFFADELVGFTILRERFAPAIGDMIKSSERAIAEHTGTLGFTRATPRGRKLRDAFNRGLKQLKDSGKFQAMYGDLLEGKYNH, from the coding sequence ATGAAAAGGATCATGCTTTTCATGCTGATGGCGGTGTTCATGCCGTGTGTCGCCGCCGCCGGCCCGGTCAAGGTGACGTCCGGGGAATACCCGCCGTACACCGGCGAGCACCTCCTCCACGGCGGATTCGTCAACCATGTGCTCACCGAGGCCTTCAACGCCATGGGTTACGAGGTCAGAATCCGGTACTATCCCTGGGCCCGGGCCTTCGCGTTCGCCCGGGAAGGGACGTCCGACGCGGTCTCCTACGTGTACGTGACCGAGCGGCGCGGCAGGGACTACTGGTTCAGCGACCCGGTGACCCACGAGCGGCTGGTGGTCTTCACCAAGAAGGAGACCAGGGTGCCCGAGTGGGAGTCCTTCAAGGATTTCAAGGGACTCCGCATCGGTGTCACCAGGGACTTTTCCTATACGGACGAATTTTGGAGGCTGGCCGAACAGGGGGTCCTGACTCTGGATGTCGCCAACAACGACACCTCCAACTTTGCCAAGCTGATCGAAAAGCGGATCGACGTCTTCTTCGCCGACGAGCTCGTCGGCTTCACGATCCTACGGGAGCGGTTCGCCCCGGCCATCGGCGACATGATCAAGAGCAGCGAACGGGCCATCGCCGAACACACCGGCACCCTCGGCTTCACCAGGGCCACGCCGCGCGGGCGCAAGCTCCGGGACGCATTCAACCGAGGGCTGAAGCAACTCAAGGATTCCGGCAAGTTCCAGGCCATGTACGGCGATCTGCTGGAGGGAAAGTACAACCACTGA
- a CDS encoding HD-GYP domain-containing protein: MLKEISVKRLTVGMYVSLREIPWFSHPFLLSNFEIRNRQELRDILAIGRATVLYDPEKSHSAPLAEDRDVEIANQSTGTVTKSRRKREKASELRARRARFNEIREEFGKGLGTSKWILEAIKGGDPSAAEDARRMATAFGEKFLEDVSLAIQHINLTSTDAGQHFHSLNVMTLSLMLGKQLGLSREDMNTLSMGALLHDVGQLLLPGGIATSPKLSKAGWILFKRHPMTGVQLLSRLPGIDPAVMKIVYQHHEQCDGRGYPKALKGDAIAELSKIVAIADAYDRLVNARDVTRGLAPHKALALMFTKKRKEFQEGYLETFIKMLGVYPPGTVCRFNSGDVGVVVSVDPANPLLPEVVIYDANIPKYDAMIYRLGEDLDLTITGTLNPGEIDREVKGYLDSRSVVQYFPEH, from the coding sequence ATGCTCAAGGAGATTTCAGTCAAACGCCTCACCGTGGGCATGTATGTGAGCCTGAGGGAGATTCCCTGGTTCAGCCATCCCTTCCTGCTGTCCAACTTCGAGATACGCAACCGCCAGGAACTGCGGGACATCCTCGCCATCGGCCGGGCCACGGTACTCTACGATCCGGAGAAGAGCCATTCGGCCCCCCTCGCCGAGGACCGGGACGTGGAGATCGCCAACCAAAGCACGGGGACGGTGACCAAGTCCCGGCGCAAGCGGGAAAAGGCCTCGGAGTTGCGCGCCCGGCGTGCCCGGTTCAACGAAATCAGGGAGGAGTTCGGCAAGGGGCTGGGCACGTCCAAGTGGATCCTGGAAGCCATCAAGGGCGGGGACCCCTCGGCCGCCGAGGACGCCCGGCGGATGGCCACGGCCTTCGGCGAAAAGTTCCTGGAGGACGTCAGCCTGGCCATCCAGCACATCAACCTGACGTCCACGGACGCGGGGCAGCACTTCCACTCCCTCAATGTCATGACCCTGTCTCTGATGCTCGGCAAGCAATTGGGCCTGTCCAGGGAGGACATGAACACCCTGAGCATGGGCGCCCTGCTCCACGACGTGGGGCAGCTGCTCCTGCCCGGCGGCATCGCGACCAGCCCCAAGCTGAGCAAGGCCGGGTGGATTCTCTTCAAGCGGCACCCCATGACCGGCGTGCAGCTGCTCTCCAGGCTGCCCGGCATCGACCCGGCGGTCATGAAGATCGTCTACCAGCACCACGAGCAGTGCGACGGCCGGGGATACCCCAAGGCCCTCAAGGGCGACGCCATCGCCGAACTCAGCAAGATCGTGGCCATCGCGGACGCGTACGACCGGCTGGTCAACGCCCGGGACGTGACGCGCGGACTCGCACCGCACAAGGCCCTCGCCCTGATGTTCACCAAGAAGCGGAAGGAATTCCAGGAGGGATACCTGGAGACTTTCATCAAGATGCTCGGGGTCTACCCGCCCGGCACCGTCTGCCGTTTCAACTCCGGCGACGTGGGCGTGGTGGTCTCGGTCGACCCGGCCAATCCGCTGTTGCCGGAAGTGGTCATCTACGACGCGAACATCCCCAAATACGACGCCATGATCTACCGGCTGGGCGAGGACCTCGACCTGACCATCACCGGCACCCTGAACCCGGGAGAAATAGACCGCGAGGTCAAGGGCTACCTGGATTCCAGGTCCGTGGTGCAATATTTCCCCGAGCACTGA